The DNA region GGCTCGGAATCAAGAAATCACGTGCACCTTCTGGGCTAGAATTCGCAAGAATTGGCGTAGCAACTTCAATAAATTCATGATTTTCCATAAATTTTCGAATTTCACAATAAAATTCAGCACGGCGACGCAACATTTTTTGCATTTTTTCGCGGCGCAAATCTAAAAAACGATATTTTAATCGTAATTCTTCATTCGATTTTTGACCATTATCCGAAACAGCAATTGGTAAAGGATCACTTCGGTTTAAAATTTCAAGATTTTCAACAATAAGTTCAACTTCACCAGTTGAGATATTTGGATTTTTTAAATTTTCAGCGCGCTCTTTTACTACACCAGTTGCCGAAATCACAAATTCATCACGGCATTTTTCAGCTAATTCAAAACTTTCTGCAAATTCTGGCGAAATCACAAGCTGGAGTAATCCAGAGTGATCACGTAAATCAATAAAAATCAACCCACCGTGGTCTCGTCGAGAATTCACCCAGCCTTTTACAGTAATTTTTTCACCAATTTTATCAATCGAATTTTTCGCTAATATCCGCATATTTCTCCTAATTCTTGAATTTAACTCTTTATATTTTACCACATTTTCCTATTTTTTGCGAATAAAATCTACCAAATTAACGATTCCAGACAAATCACCATTTCTTTCAAGCAAAATTGCATAGTTTTCACCTTTTGAAAGTATTTTTTCGAAAGCCGCTAAGGCACTTAAATTAGGTTTTATCGATAGGAATTCTTCATGCATTACTTTTTGAGCTTTTTTCGAATCACTTGAATCAATTTTAGTAATATCTTCTAGAAAAATTACACCCTTAACTTTATTTTCTTCCTCGTTCATAACCGGGAAAATCTTTTGCCTGGTTTTGAAAAGTTCATCAATCATTAATGGTGTTAACAAATCACTATCGTGGATTATTGCCATTTTTTCACTAGAAACACCAACTTCTAAAATTGTTTTTTCTTCAAGTTCGAAAATTTTTTCAATCCATTTTTGTTCATTTTCAGTTAAAATTCGTTTATGATTAGCTAAAAAATTTAAAAGTTCTTCTTTTGAATAAAATGACCATGGTTGTTTTTTATTCGCCATCTTCGAAATCCTATTTTGTGTTTTTATATTTTGAGCAAAATAAATTCCATTTGCAATTGGGATAATTTTACGATTAATCTGGCTTGAAATTCGATTCAAAATACCACTTTTTAAAATTCCCTTCGAAATCAGAAAAATAACAGAACAAATAACTATCGACTTCCAAAAATCAAAAACTTTCGAAAGTGAAATTACTGAAACAATCATGATTGTGCAGCCAAAATATTGCAAAAAATAATTATAAACTGGTACAAACTTCTTTTTATTAAGCATTTTTTCAGCTCGTTTGTCACCAGAATTAATTCTGCGCTGGAGCTCAAATTCAGAAAATTCAATTTCCTTTTCTTTCAAAGAAAAAATAATAAGCATTAAAATTAAGCAAATTATACTTATAACTAACATATTTTTATTTTATCACACTTATGTATTTTGAAAAAGCTTATTTTTATGTTAAAATAGTAATAGTTAGTGAAAAAGGAGGAAAATGTCTACTAATAAAAAAAAGGCAAAAAATCTTCAAAAAATAAAAGATTTTATAGCCGATAATAAATTTGCAATAATTTTTACAGTTTTGGTTGTTCTTTTTTTGAGTGGAATGATTTGGCTATCAAACCTTCAGAAAATTGATTTAAGTAATATTGATATTTCGAAAGAGATTTCTTCAAGTAAAAATTCAGGCGATATTTCTGAGCATGTTTATCATAAAAACAACTCGAAAGTAACTTTGGTTGAATATGGTGATTTTCAATGCCCAGGATGTAAGACTGCATCCAGCCGCGTTAAATCAATCGCAGAAGAATATAAAGATAAGGTTAATGTAATATTTCGAAACTTCCCATTAGTCACAATTCACCCAAATGCACTTGCTGCAGCGAGTGTTGCTGAAGTAGCAGGCTTGCAAGGAAAATATTGGGAAATGCACGATTTACTTTACGACAAGCAAGATGAATGGACGGCTTCAACTGCTAGCGAGCGAATGGAATATTTCACAGAATACGCTAAAGAGTTAAATCTAAATATCGACCAATTCAAAAAAGATATTGAGAGTGATAAAGTGAAGGCGAAAATTAAATTTGACCAAGCTGTTGGTTCGAAAGCAAAAGTAACTGGAACACCTTCATTCAAGCTTAACGGAAAAGATTTGTCTTCTGATATTTGGGGCGATGATGCAAAATTAAAATTAGCCTTAGACGAAGCAATTAAAAATCAGAAATAATCCCATAATAAAATCTCACTCAGTAAAGAGTGAGATTTTCTTTTTGTCACTTTTTATTGTTCAATGTAGCGTTGCCATTCAGCAGGCACCACATCCACCGCAATTATTTTCTTCCTTGAAGGAGGAAAATTGATTTTGATAGGCATGCGTTCTCCTTTTATTCATGCAACTCACGCGCTCGACCGATTCCTTTATTTAATAAATTTTACACGTTTTTGCGCGAGCCTATGAACTATTTTATCAAAAAAAATAACAAATGTCAAGAAAACACGCTATTTTTATGGTTCCTCCCAAAAATCACCTTAGCGCTTACACTTATATAATATATCATTTTATACACAAGCGCAATACTTTTTTATTATTTTTATGGTTTTCGAAAAATCGCCAAAGTTGCTTCAACTTCTTTTGAGATATTGTGTTTTTTACACCATTCGTTAACTGCCTTTGAAGCTCCTGGTAAAGCTTGATTTCCATAGTCATCTACAACAATGATTGCACCGCTTTCAAGATTATTCCAGATTAAATTAAGCGGATCTAAAATTGAATCATAATAATCTCCATCCAAAAAAGCAAAGCTAATTTTTTCAGGAATTTGCGTTTTTGAAAGCGTATTAAACCAACCTTTTGTAATTTTTGGCATTTTTTTGATATTTGATTTACGCAAATTTGAAATTAACTGCTTTTTACTAGCGCACAACTCACCTTTTTTAAAAACTTCACCCAAAGAATTAATATCTTTCGAAGATTTTTCTGGTAGACCTTCGAACGAATCGTAAAGCCAAAGAGTTTTAGAACTTCCCCATTTTTCAAGAGTTTTTGCTAAAAATACACTAGTTGTACCAACATAACAGCCGAACTCTACAACATCTCCAAAAAATGCGCGAGTCTTTTCTAACTCGCGCAAAATTACTTTAATCTCGCGTTCATCAACTTGATCACTCAATAACTTCATAGTTAAATTATACTACGAACGCTTGATTGTGCCAACAATATCATAAGTTTCATCTTCACTAGCAGGAATAAACTCACCAGAAATCTCAACTCCGTTTGAGCTAGCTTCTCCGTAAAGATTTAAATTACTTCCACCAGAAACAGCATATTTTTGACCTTTAGAATCAACAACTCCAACTTTACATTTGCTTGGATTTGAATTATCAGTTTTACCTTTTTTTAATGAAAGACAAACTACATTTCCTGAAATTGTTATATTTTTCGAAGACTGATTCTGATTTTTATTATTCGAAATATTTCGGTGGGCAACTGGCAGTGTAAAATCTAGAAGCTTCACAACAAAACCTACTGCAAAAACTACAGCTACCAGTACAGCAACTACCAAAATTGAGGTTAATTTTCGATGAAAAGATTCCTTTTGATATTTCGAAATCTGTTTCATTTTATTTTAAGAATCCCATCACAACAATTACAATAAGGCTAATTAAAGTTAAAATAGCCATTAATGGAGCAGTTCTCTTAACCCAGTTTTTATAAGGAACACCTGCGAGCGCTAAACCAGCCATTAATGATGCAATTGTAGGGGCAACCATATTAAGAAGTCCAGATGCAGTCGCAAACGCAACGACAGCAATTTCTTTAGTTGAACCAGCCAAATCTGCAACAGGAGCAATAATTGGCATTGTAGCCTCTGCTAAACCAGAAGATGATGGAATGATAAATGACATTGGGATATAGAAAATATAAGCCAAAACACCAAATATCTGTGATGGAACTTTTCGAAGAAGTTCTTCACCCCAATAAACAATCGTATCTTGAATTCCACCAGCCTGCATCAAAACGCCAATTGCTGCAGCAACCGCAATAATTAAAGCAACACTCAATAAATCTGCCGAGCCAGCAAGGAAAGTATTTGTTACAGAAACATCATCTTTTTTAAATTCCTCATGATAAAGAATTTTAATCATTATTGTCGAGATTAAGAACAATGCTGAAATTTCGTTAAAATACCAAGAACCAAATGGAACAGCATGCTCAAATCCGAAGATTCCACCAACAATAGGCAAAGTTGCGAGCCATTCGTGCCAGTCTTCAAAGAATGTTACGTGCAAATCTTTCCAAGGAACAAGTGACATAATCATTACAAGGAAAGTTAGCCCAAAAATTCCCATCACAAATTTTCGCTCAAGTGTAAATTCTGGTACTTTCGAAGCATCAATTGCTTTAACTGCTGGTTTTCCTTTAGAATCTTCAGCATATTCACCAGCTTTAACTTTAGCAGCATATCGCATCGTAAAGATAATCGAAGCAGCTAAAGATGCAACTAGAATTATAAACTGAGGCAATAATATTTTCGATAATTCTGCACCAGCAGCGTTTGCAGCAATAATAGTTGAGAATGGATTTACAGTTGAAGCTAAAACACCTGAGCCAGCTCCAAGAACAATTACCATTACGGCAGTCATTGAATTATAACCAGCAGCAATCATAATTGGCACGATTAATGCATAAAACGCTACCGCTTCTTCTTGCATACCATAAGTAGTTCCACCAATCGCAAAAAGTGTCATTAAAACTGGAATAATCCACTTTTCTTTACCTTTCATCTTTTTGAGTAAACCACCAATTGCAGAATCAAGTGCACCGGTTTTCATCACAACACCCAAGAACCCACCAAGGATCAGGATGAATACGATTACATCAAGTTTCTTAGCCATTCCATAAATTGGAGACAAGAAAATATCCCAAAATCCTTGCTTTAGATTAATGTAATAATCTTTTTTCTCTTTTTCAGCTTTTTTAAAATCACTTGCTGCATTTTTATAACCTTTGCTTTCTGCCTCAGAAATTGAAATTTCGGTTTTTGGATTTTTAACTTCTTCAACAACTTTCAAGCGTTTTTCAGTTTGCGAGTAACTGTTGGATTTAATTTTTCCATCTTCCAGTCGTTCATAACGACCACTTGGTATAAGCCAAGTTAATCCAGCCATTATTGCAATAATAATGAATAAAACACTAAAAGCTGACGGCGATTTAAACACTTTTAGCTTTTTCGAAACCTTTTTAACCTTTTTTGAAGCAGTTTTATCTGCATCTTTTTTCATAGCCATTTTCTTCTCCTAAAATTACAAAGTTAAAGCCATAACCGCTTTAATCGTATGCATGCGGTTTTCAGCTTCATCGAATACAATTGAAGAGTTTGAGTTAAAGACTTCATCAGTAACTTCCATTTCTTTCAATCCATATTTTTCGAAAATTTCTTTTCCAATTTTTGTATTTAAATCATGGAATGCTGGTAAACAGTGCATAAATTTTACATTTGGGTTTCCAGTTGCATGAAGAAGTGCCATATTTACTTGAAATCCGCGTAGTTGGTGGATTCGTTCCTCAAATTTATCTTCTTCTCCCATTGATACCCATACATCAGTATAGATGAAATCTGCGCCGTGAGCAGCACCATATAGGTCGTCTGTAATTGTAATTTTTGCGCCAGTTTCACGAGCAATTTCACGGCATTTTTCAACCAAAGCAGGATCTGGATGAAGATTATTTGGGGCAGCAATTCGAAAATCAACGCCCATTTTAGCTGAGCCAACCATCAAGCTGTTTGCCATATTATTGCGTCCATCACCAACAAATACTAATTTAGCACCTTTTAGGTATCCAAGATGTTCTTCCATTGTCATAAAATCAGCCAAAATTTGAGTTGGGTGATACATATCAGTCAAACCATTCCAAACAGGTACACCAGCATATTTTGCAAGTTCTTCAACAGTTGAATGATCGAAACCGCGAAATTCAATTCCATCAAATGAGCGACCAAGCACAATTGCTGTATCTTTAATTGATTCCTTTTTACCCATTTGAATATCATCTTTACCTAAAAATTCTGGGTGAATTCCCAAATCTCGAGCCGCCACAGTAAAAGCGGTTCGAGTTCGGGTTGAAGTTTTTTCAAAAAGCAAAGCAACTTGCTTACCTTCGTGAATTTTGTGAGCAATTCCAGCTCGCTTTAAACGTTTATATTCATGCGAAACATCAAGCATTAAGCGAATTTCTTCTGGTGTAAAATCTAAAAGTGTTAGAAAATTTCGATTTTTCAAATTTAATGCCATTATTAAATCTCCTCTCTCCAAATTGGCATTGACATACAGCGTGGGCCTCCACGGCCACGACCAAGTTCAGCGCCCTGAATTTCAATAACTTCCACGCCAGCTTCACGCAAAGCTCTGTTGGTTACATAGTTTCGGTCATAAGTTACAACTACACCTGGAGCGATTGCTAGAGTATTCGAGCCATCGTTCCACTGTTCGCGAGCCGCCGCAATTGGATCACCATCACCACATTGAATTAAATTTACATGGTCAAGACAAAGAACTTCCTCTAGAGTTTCTTTCAAGTTTGTGCGATGTGTAATTTTTGGCTGACCTGGAATGCCAGAATCTTCCAAAACGTAAATATTCAATTCACCATCTTTGTCTAAAATTTCTGGGTGAACTGTAAATTTATCATAATCAATCATTGTGAAAACAGTATCAAGATGCATAAAAGCATGTGAAACTGGAATTTGAATTGCTAAAATTTTATTAAAATCTGAAAATTCAAACAATTTCGAAGCAACTTTTTCGATTGCTTCAGGAGTTGTTCGTTGTGAAACGCCAATTGCCATCACATTCTTCGAAAGAACGAGTTCATCGCCACCTTCCATATTGAATTTATTATAGCGATCAAACCAAACCGGAACTTCACCACCAGGAGTTTTTGCTGCAAATCGTGGGTGATAGCGCATAATATATTCCATAAACAAACTCTCGCGTCGACGAGCTGGATATCGCATTTTATTAATTGTTAAGCCATTTCCAACTGCAGCTGCTGGGTCACGAGTAAAGTAAAGATTTGGCATTGGGTCGAGCAAAAATGGATAATCACTCTTAAAATAATAGTTCAAATGAGATTTTTCATCTTCATCAGTTTTAATCTCATCTTTTTTAACACCCGCCATAATTTTTCGAACAAGCTCGAGCGGCTCAAATTCTCCTAAATAACGCATCAAAGCGTGCGTTACATGTCGTTCACCTTGCTTCGAAGCTCGCACAAAATCAGAAATAAATCGCCACTTAATTTCATCATTATAAAGCGATTCTGCCGCTAATTGATCGAGATAAAGAACTTCAACTCCATGGTTTCGAAGAGTTTCCGCAAAAGCATCATGCTCAGCTTGTGCAACTTCCAAATATGGAATATCATCAAAGAGTAGCTGTTCCAAATAATCCGGAGTTAACCCTTCAAGTTCTTTTCCTGGTCTATGTAAAATTACGGTTTTGAGTTTTCCGATTTCACTATTAACTTGAATCGGTTTTTCACCCATATTCCCTCCCTTTATTTTATGTTTATGCTTTAATTTTACCATAAAGATTATCTTTTATCAAACAATTTAACTTTATTGACTTTTTATTAGAAAAATTATATAATAATAGCATCTTAGTACATTTTTGGAGGTGGAAATTATGGTAAAAATTATGGTAACACACAGATATCGTTCGAAAACCGTCACAATGGATGTTTCGGAAAATATTATTGCCCATGCTGAAAATGGTGACGACTGGGCAATTCGAAGAATTTTCGAAAATTATTTGAAGCTATGCCACTATCAAAGAGGTAAGCTTCAGCCCCGAAGTATACAATTCTGGCGAGTTAAGTCAAAATCGAAAATCCTTAAGCAAACTTTTGCACACCGAACAGATAATTTTTCGGCTTGCGAAAGGGAAAATTGTTTATTTTGTAACAATGGACAATACGAAAAATGCCCAAATAACCACCATATATAAAAACCCTTTCGAAAAGGGTTTTTATTTTTTAACTTGTTTTATGGATGAATGCTTTTGATGGCGAGTACGAGCTTTTGAATTCTTCATTTTAGCAGTGATTCGATTTACATCATGAATGACCATTTGCGGATATGGCAAAATAATATCGTTTTCATCAAAAGCTTTCTTGATTTCCCGCCGAAAAATTCCGGCAACATTCCATTGTTTTCCAGCTTTTACCCTTCCTAAACACTTAATTTCCATCGAGGAATCCAAGAATTTATTAACTCTTACAAATACAATTGGCTCAATAATATCTTTTTTCAATTCCGGATCTTCAAGCATTTTTAGCCCAACATTATTTATCACTTCTTCCAAAACATCAATATCCGTATCATAAGATACGCCAAACATTAAATTAACATTAGCATATTTAAAAGAAAGATTTGTCACCGCCTCGCTTGCACCATTTCGAATTGTGTGAACTTTTCCATCACCATCACGAACCTGAGTAATTCGTAAAGAAATATTCTCAACTTTCCCCGAAATTAGCCTTCCAGCAACCATAATTTCAATCGTATCTCCAACTCGATATTGGTTCTCACCTACAATGAAAAATCCCGCTAAAATATCACGAGTTGTTGTTTGAGCACCAAGACCAACCACGACACCAACTAAACCAGCACCTGTCATTAAAGATGCTACATTAACACCAATTGAACTAAGAAAATTTATAGCTGCAGTCATCCAAATAACGATATCAATTGTAGTTTTTGCAATTTTCGAAATTGTTTCATTTCTTTTTAAACGTTCTTCGGAGCGCTTTATTTTTTTAGTTTTCTTACGAACACTGAAAGCGAAATCAATAATTTTGCGTGATAAAAAACTCGCAAAAACTGCAATAAGAATAATCGTGATTGGTTCGAACCAGTCGTAATCTAAAAATCCTGTTATAAATTTTTCGAAACTCTTAAAAATATCCATTACTAGTTATAATTAAAACATAAACACTTTATTTTTTCAATATTCTAATACCACAAAGTTAGAATTGCATCATCAATTTTTCTTGCTTGTTCAATTTGATTATTTTCAGCATAGGAGTCTCGCTTCTTAACTAAAAAATCATGAATATTTTTTTCATCGCCAGAAAGTTCCGATATCTGTTTCTTAATAGAAATCGAACGAGCTTCACCACCATCAGATTTAGTTATTTTTCCCATTAAAACCAAATTATCTATATGCTTCGCTACCGTTGCAACAGATTTATAGCCCATGCCACGAGCAATTTCGCGATATGTTGGGCTATAACCAGATTCTTCAATAAAAACTTCTATAAAATTCAAAAGTTCAACTTGTTTTTTAGTCAAATTAATTGCCATTATCTTCACCTAACAAAATAATTATATCTGAATCTTCTCCTATTTTTGATAATTCTGATGGTAATTTTTCAGCTTTGGTTGAATATTTAGATTCAAGATTTTTAATTGTTGCGGTTTTCGAATCTTCTTTTACATAATAAATTTTAGTTTTAGCATAGTCTCGCTTTGGTGCAGAATCAATATCTTGAATATTAAAGCCTTCTTTCTCAAGCTTTTTCTGTTCTTGAGCAGCTAATCCTGAATAATTCGTACCATTTAAAATTTTAATTTTAGCGTTTTCTTTAATAACCTCACTACCAATTGTATTTTTTGAAATATAAGCTTGAATTTGGCTATAATTATAAGTTCCAGCTTTTGGTAAAACTGCACTAACCGAATTAATTAGCCCAGTTGTGAAATAATTTGCAGACTGATCATTTTCATTAACAAGTGGTAAAGAAGTTATAGATCCACCGTTAAAGTCTTGAGCAATTTCAGCCGCAGTCTTTAGTTCATCTCCGCTAAATGAGTGATGGATATTTTCACCCAAAGATGAAGCGAGCGAAAGTAAAGTTATTGGGTTAGTTTTTTGTTCATTTATCTTAGAAAACGCCGCTTTTAAAATCTTCTGCTGATTTCGTTCACGGTCAAAATTGCTTCCACTCAAACCAACTCCGCCCGCTGAACCTCGAGCGCGCGAAAACGCCAATGCCGTTTCACCATCCATATGATAAGTTTCACCGCTCTTATAGTTAATTTTCGTAGCTACATCATAAACTCTGTTAGAGCCATCATAAGCTTCGACTTTCACATCAATTCCGCCGACAGAATTAATAGCATCAATTAGGACTTTCCAATTGCCATGAACAACATACTGAATATCTAAACCTAAAATTTCTTTTGCTTTTTTAGCTAAAGAATCTTGACCAGCCTTCTCTGATTCTTCTTCACTTGAGCCACTATTTTTAGCATCATAATAACTACAACCATAGGTTTCATTAAGTTTTCCGGCGGTTGTTCCAAGCCAGCTACGACAAGTATGTTTAACCCAAAGGTCTCGCGGTAACGAGATAGTATAAATTTTCTTAGTTTCTTGATTGACAGACACGACCATTACAGAATCGGTCAAGTTCTCACCGTCCCAACCTTTTGGCGAAGTTCCAAAAAGTAAAATATTTGTACGACCATTAGAATCGGCCTTTAACTTCTTTTTCTCTCCAAAAACGGCGCCAATAACATTACCATTCGTTATTTTATACAAATCTTTGTATGCTTTATATACAAAATATCCACCAACAATAATTAAAATCGATAAAATAATAGCAAAAATTCGCCCCGAAATTCGACGTCGCTTAAATTGCTCTAAAGAAAGAGCTTCTTTACCTTTTTTCTCGCGCTTCAAATTCTTTTTTTCGAGTTTTCGAAGAAGTTTTCGTTGTTTTTTCGAAGCTATTCGTTCTTTCCGTTCATTTTCCTGAACTTCTTCAATTTCTAAATTTTGTAAAGCAGACTCAATATCTTCATTTAAATTCTCTTCTCGATTTTTAGCTTTTTTCGAATGCTCATTTTCCGTTATTCTTGGTTGAACCTGAGTATTCGAAACTGGTTTTTTAGCTATTTTCTCATAACTGTTATCACGACTTAAAGAATCGACCCGCCGCCTTGGTGTGAACCCATCTATTGATTGCTGATTTTTTTTCATAAGCTCTTTCAATTATAACAAATGATACTGCTAAAATCAAATAAATATGTAGTGCATTTGGTAGTCCTGAAAAGAAAAACCATTGAACCAAAAACGCAGTTAAAATTGCCCAAATACACCTCTCTTCTCTAGATTTTAGAAAAATTCTGAATATTATTAACCCCCAAATAATTAAACCAAAAATACCCAATTCTAATAAAATCGATAAAAATTCATTCTGAACAATTTCTGAACTGTTAGCTATCTGGTGCGTGGAATTTAAAATCGCCGTTCCAGAAGCCCCAGAACCAACTCCAAAGAATACAACAAAAGGGTTCGAAAGCCAAGTTTCTATTGCTAAATCCGACATTTTTGTGCGTTCATTGGTTGATTTTTCAACATAACCATCAAACATTGCCTTTTTAGGTTTTTTTACAGTTTTTTCTGTTGGATCTTTCGAATTTAAACTACTACTCTCAATTTCTGGCTCTTTAATTTCTTGATTAATCTCTTTTTCAATTTTCGGCAATTTAATTTTTCCCAAACTTATTTGGTTTACACTTTTCGAAATTGAATCATAAAAACCATCACTCACTCGTGGGTTTAACTCGGTAAAAATTGCATGAAAAATCATTCCACCCAAAAAACTTGAAACAATAAACCAGCCAGAAATTAAAAAATTTCGTAAAATTACTTTTTTCGAAAATTTTTGGTTTACGAAAATCAAAACCAAAACTGCCAATAAAAGTGCAAAAATTGCCCCACGCGAAAGTGTTAAATATAAAGCAAAAAGCATAATCCAAACTGCTATTTTTTCTTTTTTTGTGGATTTTTTATTAAAAATTCTACTTATTAAAATTAAAATTGGCGCAAGAAGC from Candidatus Saccharimonas sp. includes:
- a CDS encoding CBS domain-containing protein — translated: MLVISIICLILMLIIFSLKEKEIEFSEFELQRRINSGDKRAEKMLNKKKFVPVYNYFLQYFGCTIMIVSVISLSKVFDFWKSIVICSVIFLISKGILKSGILNRISSQINRKIIPIANGIYFAQNIKTQNRISKMANKKQPWSFYSKEELLNFLANHKRILTENEQKWIEKIFELEEKTILEVGVSSEKMAIIHDSDLLTPLMIDELFKTRQKIFPVMNEEENKVKGVIFLEDITKIDSSDSKKAQKVMHEEFLSIKPNLSALAAFEKILSKGENYAILLERNGDLSGIVNLVDFIRKK
- a CDS encoding DsbA family protein — encoded protein: MSTNKKKAKNLQKIKDFIADNKFAIIFTVLVVLFLSGMIWLSNLQKIDLSNIDISKEISSSKNSGDISEHVYHKNNSKVTLVEYGDFQCPGCKTASSRVKSIAEEYKDKVNVIFRNFPLVTIHPNALAAASVAEVAGLQGKYWEMHDLLYDKQDEWTASTASERMEYFTEYAKELNLNIDQFKKDIESDKVKAKIKFDQAVGSKAKVTGTPSFKLNGKDLSSDIWGDDAKLKLALDEAIKNQK
- a CDS encoding TylF/MycF family methyltransferase codes for the protein MKLLSDQVDEREIKVILRELEKTRAFFGDVVEFGCYVGTTSVFLAKTLEKWGSSKTLWLYDSFEGLPEKSSKDINSLGEVFKKGELCASKKQLISNLRKSNIKKMPKITKGWFNTLSKTQIPEKISFAFLDGDYYDSILDPLNLIWNNLESGAIIVVDDYGNQALPGASKAVNEWCKKHNISKEVEATLAIFRKP
- a CDS encoding YfcC family protein codes for the protein MKKDADKTASKKVKKVSKKLKVFKSPSAFSVLFIIIAIMAGLTWLIPSGRYERLEDGKIKSNSYSQTEKRLKVVEEVKNPKTEISISEAESKGYKNAASDFKKAEKEKKDYYINLKQGFWDIFLSPIYGMAKKLDVIVFILILGGFLGVVMKTGALDSAIGGLLKKMKGKEKWIIPVLMTLFAIGGTTYGMQEEAVAFYALIVPIMIAAGYNSMTAVMVIVLGAGSGVLASTVNPFSTIIAANAAGAELSKILLPQFIILVASLAASIIFTMRYAAKVKAGEYAEDSKGKPAVKAIDASKVPEFTLERKFVMGIFGLTFLVMIMSLVPWKDLHVTFFEDWHEWLATLPIVGGIFGFEHAVPFGSWYFNEISALFLISTIMIKILYHEEFKKDDVSVTNTFLAGSADLLSVALIIAVAAAIGVLMQAGGIQDTIVYWGEELLRKVPSQIFGVLAYIFYIPMSFIIPSSSGLAEATMPIIAPVADLAGSTKEIAVVAFATASGLLNMVAPTIASLMAGLALAGVPYKNWVKRTAPLMAILTLISLIVIVVMGFLK
- the argF gene encoding ornithine carbamoyltransferase, which codes for MALNLKNRNFLTLLDFTPEEIRLMLDVSHEYKRLKRAGIAHKIHEGKQVALLFEKTSTRTRTAFTVAARDLGIHPEFLGKDDIQMGKKESIKDTAIVLGRSFDGIEFRGFDHSTVEELAKYAGVPVWNGLTDMYHPTQILADFMTMEEHLGYLKGAKLVFVGDGRNNMANSLMVGSAKMGVDFRIAAPNNLHPDPALVEKCREIARETGAKITITDDLYGAAHGADFIYTDVWVSMGEEDKFEERIHQLRGFQVNMALLHATGNPNVKFMHCLPAFHDLNTKIGKEIFEKYGLKEMEVTDEVFNSNSSIVFDEAENRMHTIKAVMALTL
- the arcA gene encoding arginine deiminase: MGEKPIQVNSEIGKLKTVILHRPGKELEGLTPDYLEQLLFDDIPYLEVAQAEHDAFAETLRNHGVEVLYLDQLAAESLYNDEIKWRFISDFVRASKQGERHVTHALMRYLGEFEPLELVRKIMAGVKKDEIKTDEDEKSHLNYYFKSDYPFLLDPMPNLYFTRDPAAAVGNGLTINKMRYPARRRESLFMEYIMRYHPRFAAKTPGGEVPVWFDRYNKFNMEGGDELVLSKNVMAIGVSQRTTPEAIEKVASKLFEFSDFNKILAIQIPVSHAFMHLDTVFTMIDYDKFTVHPEILDKDGELNIYVLEDSGIPGQPKITHRTNLKETLEEVLCLDHVNLIQCGDGDPIAAAREQWNDGSNTLAIAPGVVVTYDRNYVTNRALREAGVEVIEIQGAELGRGRGGPRCMSMPIWREEI
- a CDS encoding mechanosensitive ion channel family protein, which gives rise to MDIFKSFEKFITGFLDYDWFEPITIILIAVFASFLSRKIIDFAFSVRKKTKKIKRSEERLKRNETISKIAKTTIDIVIWMTAAINFLSSIGVNVASLMTGAGLVGVVVGLGAQTTTRDILAGFFIVGENQYRVGDTIEIMVAGRLISGKVENISLRITQVRDGDGKVHTIRNGASEAVTNLSFKYANVNLMFGVSYDTDIDVLEEVINNVGLKMLEDPELKKDIIEPIVFVRVNKFLDSSMEIKCLGRVKAGKQWNVAGIFRREIKKAFDENDIILPYPQMVIHDVNRITAKMKNSKARTRHQKHSSIKQVKK
- a CDS encoding LCP family protein is translated as MKKNQQSIDGFTPRRRVDSLSRDNSYEKIAKKPVSNTQVQPRITENEHSKKAKNREENLNEDIESALQNLEIEEVQENERKERIASKKQRKLLRKLEKKNLKREKKGKEALSLEQFKRRRISGRIFAIILSILIIVGGYFVYKAYKDLYKITNGNVIGAVFGEKKKLKADSNGRTNILLFGTSPKGWDGENLTDSVMVVSVNQETKKIYTISLPRDLWVKHTCRSWLGTTAGKLNETYGCSYYDAKNSGSSEEESEKAGQDSLAKKAKEILGLDIQYVVHGNWKVLIDAINSVGGIDVKVEAYDGSNRVYDVATKINYKSGETYHMDGETALAFSRARGSAGGVGLSGSNFDRERNQQKILKAAFSKINEQKTNPITLLSLASSLGENIHHSFSGDELKTAAEIAQDFNGGSITSLPLVNENDQSANYFTTGLINSVSAVLPKAGTYNYSQIQAYISKNTIGSEVIKENAKIKILNGTNYSGLAAQEQKKLEKEGFNIQDIDSAPKRDYAKTKIYYVKEDSKTATIKNLESKYSTKAEKLPSELSKIGEDSDIIILLGEDNGN
- a CDS encoding O-antigen ligase family protein, translating into MKNFKKLSLAEKILFFAPFMVWFSYYPNFNFGKAAGANLEFSIALIYAVILALFSIKNIFKNRKTLLKNNAVLVTGFFVFWNFLTILSSQNQLRSFLVSGVWLVLWLDFLAILSFSKNKKLFESIIKNFIFSAFLMSIFAIIQVVYGTWSDWGLCAGCSARGFGFVRPSVFAIEPQFFASMLLAPILILISRIFNKKSTKKEKIAVWIMLFALYLTLSRGAIFALLLAVLVLIFVNQKFSKKVILRNFLISGWFIVSSFLGGMIFHAIFTELNPRVSDGFYDSISKSVNQISLGKIKLPKIEKEINQEIKEPEIESSSLNSKDPTEKTVKKPKKAMFDGYVEKSTNERTKMSDLAIETWLSNPFVVFFGVGSGASGTAILNSTHQIANSSEIVQNEFLSILLELGIFGLIIWGLIIFRIFLKSREERCIWAILTAFLVQWFFFSGLPNALHIYLILAVSFVIIERAYEKKSAINRWVHTKAAGRFFKS